The Tenrec ecaudatus isolate mTenEca1 chromosome 6, mTenEca1.hap1, whole genome shotgun sequence genome has a window encoding:
- the LOC142450661 gene encoding cytokine receptor common subunit beta-like: protein MVLTWGLLPTVLLALCWESSMVGAYEALPLQSLSCYNDYTSRVVCRWADTEASQRLVNVTLYRRVDNDPPEPASCTLSEDKPWSDCPSPPCVSRKCVIQHSIFVISEKDSYYFQPDRPLQAQLTVNLTQHVQPPAPQDLQVSDAGDHFLLYWKTPLGDPQNQWLSEDHLESELVYRRLQDSWEEATTLYSNSSQATLGTGQLVPSSTYVARVRTRLAPGTGLSGRPSEWSPVVRWDSQPGDEAQPQNLQCIFNGAHMLSCSWEVRSEVARSIPFSLFYKPSQEAEVTECIPELTEKPNSPYTRHRCQIDLPEPGTHGQYTVSVQPKKEVKFIKSSTHIQMDPPTLNVTKDDNSYILRWKSQKLYYDHLTYIFEVQYRKDADSWEESKTEALVNAHSMSLPTLVPSTKYRARVRVRVKPDTYNGSWSEWSEECTWDTEWGLPVWVLAFILVLVTLALLLTLRLCGVHGYRLNQKWKERIPNPSKSHMFQNGAAGLQFPHSLPDFSSGSFLHKESGSILVPDLERVCSVHGGDSQVSPLITENPKSTTSDSPSDPDVTAATSEPLEEPPSSPPDLSASLGSPDSQASGFHFNGPYIRSPQSRSLPDLWGQLPTPHTEESGNPPPPGSLEYLCLPPGGQVQLVPLAQAMGQNQNMGVQCGPIPGMEGNTSPKSEEDPACPLPEPLGGVQGLKDSLVALPSGAGSPEGGAVASGYVSTADLVFTPSLGAPLALSSHQPHKPCPGPSSEAPETPDPLQPRFEGYVVLPPVTGQLLTPSLDSPTCPVPHSQVLSPGEPQAQESPGSPHPEGLLVLQQVGDYCFLPGVVPAPLSPRSKPCSDIGALDPVGTQAKKPIGPALPQVPAVQLFKAMKQQDYLAMPPWEVGRSRVVY from the exons AGGCCCTGCCCCTGCAGAGCCTGAGTTGCTATAACGACTACACCAGCCGCGTCGTGTGCAGGTGGGCGGACACCGAGGCCAGCCAGCGGCTCGTCAATGTGACCCTCTATCGCCGAGTGGACAA TGATCCTCCAGAGCCAGCGTCCTGCACTCTCAGCGAGGACAAGCCCTGGTCAGACTGCCCATCTCCACCCTGTGTGTCCCGGAAGTGTGTCATCCAGCACAGCATCTTTGTCATCAGCGAAAAAGACAGCTACTACTTCCAGCCAGACAGGCCTCTCCAAGCCCAGCTGACAGTGAATCTGACCCAGCATG TCCAGCCCCCTGCACCCCAGGACCTGCAGGTCAGTGATGCAGGGGACCACTTCCTGCTGTACTGGAAGACGCCCCTTGGGGACCCCCAGAACCAGTGGCTGTCTGAGGACCACCTGGAGTCTGAGCTGGTCTACAGGCGACTTCAGGACTCCTGGGAG GAGGCCACCACCCTCTACTCCAACTCCTCCCAGGCCACCCTGGGGACTGGACAGCTTGTGCCCAGCAGCACCTACGTGGCACGAGTACGGACCCGGCTGGCCCCAGGCACGGGACTCTCGGGGCGGCCCAGTGAGTGGAGCCCAGTAGTCCGCTGGGACTCCCAGCCAG GCGATGAGGCCCAGCCCCAGAACCTCCAGTGCATCTTCAATGGGGCCCACATGCTCAGCTGCTCCTGGGAAGTAAGGTCCGAGGTGGCTCGCTCCATCCCCTTCAGCCTCTTCTACAAGCCCAGCCAGGAGGCAGA GGTGACAGAGTGCATCCCGGAGCTGACTGAGAAGCCCAACAGCCCCTACACCCGGCACCGGTGTCAGATTGATTTGCCGGAGCCTGGCACCCACGGCCAGTACACGGTGTCcgtgcagcccaagaaggaggtgAAGTTCATCAAGAGCTCCACGCACA TCCAGATGGACCCCCCAACCCTCAACGTGACCAAGGATGACAACAGCTACATCCTGCGCTGGAAATCACAGAAGCTATACTATGACCATCTAACCTACATCTTTGAAGTCCAGTACCGGAAGGATGCTGACTCCTGGGAG GAGAGCAAGACAGAGGCCCTAGTGAATGCCCACAGCATGTCCCTACCAACCTTGGTGCCCTCGACCAAGTACCGGGCCCGGGTGAGGGTCAGGGTCAAGCCGGACACCTACAATGGGTCCTGGAGCGAGTGGAGTGAGGAGTGCACCTGGGACACGGAGTGGG GGCTGCCTGTGTGGGTCCTGGCGTTCATCCTGGTTCTGGTCACCCTGGCCTTGCTCCTCACCCTGCGCCTCTGTGGCGTCCACGGATACAG GCTGAACCAGAAGTGGAAAGAGAGAATCCCAAACCCCAGCAAGAGCCACATGTTCCAG AACGGGGCTGCAGGACTCCAGTTCCCTCACAGCCTGCCAGACTTCAGCAGCGGGAGCTTCTTGCACAAGGAGTCAGGGAGCATCCTGGTCCCCGACCTGGAGAG GGTGTGCTCAGTGCATGGTGGGGACAGCCAGGTGTCACCTCTCATCACTGAGAACCCCAAGTCTACCACCAGCGACTCGCCATCTGACCCAGATGTGACTGCGGCCACCTCGGAGCCCTTGGAGGAGCCCCCCAGCTCCCCACCAGACCTGTCTGCCTCCTTGGGCAGCCCTGACAGCCAGGCTTCCGGCTTCCACTTCAATGGCCCCTACATCAGGTCACCCCAGAGCCGCTCCCTGCCTGACCTCTGGGGTCAGCTGCCAACCCCTCACACAGAGGAGAGCGGGAACCCACCACCCCCAGGGTCCCTGGAGTACCTGTgtctgccccctggggggcaggtGCAGCTCGTCCCCCTAGCTCAGGCCATGGGGCAGAACCAGAACATGGGTGTGCAGTGCGGGCCCATCCCAGGAATGGAGGGGAACACCTCCCCCAAGTCAGAAGAAGATCCTGCCTGTCCTCTACCTGAGCCCCTGGGGGGTGTCCAGGGTCTGAAGGACAGTCTGGTAGCTCTGCCCTCTGGGGCAGGGAGCCCTGAGGGAGGGGCTGTGGCCTCTGGCTACGTCAGCACTGCAGACCTGGTATTTACCCCATCCCTAGGGGCCCCTCTGGCCCTCTCCTCCCACCAGCCCCACAAGCCCTGTCCTGGGCCATCCAGTGAGGCCCCTGAGACTCCAGACCCCTTGCAGCCAAGATTTGAGGGCTATGTGGTGCTCCCTCCAGTCACGGGCCAGCTCCTGACGCCCTCTCTTGACAGTCCTACCTGCCCTGTACCTCACAGCCAAGtcctgagcccaggggagccccaagcccaggAAAGTCCTGGGTCCCCCCACCCTGAGGGTCTCCTTGTTCTGCAGCAAGTTGGGGATTACTGCTTCCTTCCTGGTGTGGTGCCTGCCCCGCTCTCACCCCGAAGCAAGCCCTGCTCTGACATAGGGGCTCTGGACCCAGTGGGGACCCAGGCCAAGAAGCCCATCGGGCCAGCCTTGCCTCAGGTCCCAGCTGTTCAGCTCTTCAAAGCTATGAAGCAGCAGGACTACCTGGCGATGCCCCCTTGGGAGGTGGGCAGGTCTAGGGTGGTGTACTGA